The sequence GATCACGTTCAGCAtgctgatattctgtgcagtCTGGATCACATTTATCCCAGCGTATGTGAGTTCTCCTGGAAAGTTCACTGTAGCTGTGGAGATTTTTGCCATTTTGGCCTCCAGTTTCGGTTTGCTGATATGCATTTTTTTACCaaaatgttatattattatCTTCAGACCAGAACAAAACTCTAAAAAACATTTGATGGGCAAAATACCCCCAAGAACTCTCTAATCTGTAATTCAAATGTTTCCTCAATACGAATAGCCTTAGTATGacagcaaattaaaattcaCTGCCTCGTCTCACAGCTAATTTGGAACCCTGTTGTAATTCGGAATCTTTTACTTGCTGTAATGTGCTGAATAAATTGAATACACTGACTTGGGCCTTCTTTTcggtttttattttaacatcattACTGTATATTACACAGCTTGTAACTGCATTATACTTTGTCactttataatttcattatgCTCATGTTGGATGCAAAATTTTACAACATTTAACCAAATTGCAAAGCATAAACATACATGCAGTGTAGTACAGACTAACGCTAACACCTTTAATTTAGTGGGACTTACACAATTgtcaaaaaaaccccaaaaaaacagtgcagttttgttgatatttaatattaaaccataaataataatgttgctTGGAAACATTAAGAAAACATGTATGAGCTCATCATACTTGCTCAACCAAACCAAGAtgtctttgcatgtttttcaaCTTGTACATACTGACACTGTCATTGaatgttattatatttttatattattgatGAACACAAAGATGACAGGGCTGAcatgatttacattttgaattgtTGTTTCACAAGGTGTCTGTTTAAATCCTTTCATCACTGTGGAATCAAGTCATGTCCAGCAGATGTCACCGTAGTCAGTAACTGTATGTAAAGATGTCAGAATGATAATCCTAATAGAAAACATCTCTACTTTGTTCTTTAAGAATAAACTGTAATGTGATTAACTActggacattaaaaaaaattcatgatATTTTTCCCCAGTAGTATGACTCGTCTGTCTGTCAAAATATGAAGCGTAAATCCCTGTCATTAATTGATGTGGGCAGATTAAAGTGATATGTACAGCTTGATTCCTAAACCAACAGTGAGTTAACCACAATAGCCAATGTTGACAATATATATCAACATTGGCTGGGTTAACATGTCATTTAACATTATTTCACTATCTTTGCTTGTGAGTCAAACACATAAGCCTTGACAATTAAGGTTATAACTTGTCCAAGTGAGTGAAACATATGGGGAGAAACAGACCTGTTAGCTAATGTGTCTAAATACGCATGgcaagtttatttatttatatattttgacaAGCAACTTATTATTATGCTTATCCTTTTTCCTTCCCTGTCCTTACCAGAAAGAGCTTAATTGCAAGTGTTCAACTTGGCATACGTTGTAATTGTGatccagttgttgttgtttgttgttgtttctaaGATTACGCAGCAGTTTATTTGGAAAATACTTGTTTATCTTCAAATACAGGTGGACATAATAATTGACTTACTGTTTCGGCAGAGGTATGAGTTTAATTGTGATATATGCAAGTAAATTCATCTGATCTGGTCTTACTTTCTCAAGTTCAATAGCAATAAAACTGAGCTCATGACTGTGACCACCAAGGCCTTCCTCCAGAAGGTTGGAGACCTTCTTGACAAAGATGGCTCCTCCACCTGCCCTTTCCCTAAAGTCTGCAACCTGATTGTCATACTGGACTCCACTCCAGTCCACTTTCCAGTCAAACATCAAGCCTCTTGAGACTTGGCCCATCACTCCTTGACCTCATGGCTGAGACATGATGAGACAAGACATGATCATGTCTTCAGCACTGCCTGTCTGCAATGGTGTCCTGCCTGGGGTACCCAGCAAAGTATTGCAAGGTCCTCAGTACGTGCAACCCTCAGCTGCCAGGCCAGAACATCACTCGCACATTTATCAAccttcactggcttccagtcAAGTAGTATATTTCATACAAaaatcttcctcctcatccatAAATGCAAactattattattcttattacaaactatttattatcattattattagtctTTCAAAAGCCAGTTATTGatgaaaaggaatgaaaaaaggTCACGTCACATAACACACCCCTTACCTATGTATTCACAATGACTCTGTCCTGTGGGAAACAAATCTACCTTTTATGAAGAGATGTCGACATTTACCTAACACAGTTGTTATGAGAgctgtctcctgtctctttgaaaaaaaataagaaaaagaaaagcctggCAAACATGCGAGGGTTGCAAGGAGCTATTGTCTTGTCTGTATTTGTACTCTACATAAACACAGTTTCTGGATGTAAACTTTTTGGTAGGTTTGACATGCCAAGTTCGTTCAAGCAGGGAGACATAATGATCGGAGGGATTTTCCCCATTTTCAACAAAGACATAAGTAGCACTTCTACTACGTTTGAGAGCAACCCACCCAGAGTGAAGTGTGCACTGtaagtttaaatgtattttatttaccCATACTTAAAATTGTTATTCTGCTGTTGTCTTACAAATGTGCCATTGTATTAACATGTACAGCAGCAAGTCTGTAAACCTACAGCCTATTTCAATCATGGAAACCTTTTTAGATTTGACCTGCGTGCTTTTCGGTGGACTCAAGTGATGATATTTGCAATTGAAGAAATCAACAAAGATCCTGCTCTCCTGCCAAACATATCTCTTGGCTATAGGATTCTCAACTCTTGTTCATCTCCTACAAATACATTACGTGCTGCACTAACGCTGGCTAGTAACCCACAGGAGGTAGAACTGACTTCCCCTTGCCCTCCTGCTATATCTGCCCTCATAGCAGAGGCTGGATCATCACAGTCTCTAGCTGTGGCTGGAACTCTTGGGCCATTTCAAGTGCCAGTAGTaagtgtttaaatgtttaaatggtgTTTAATTGCATTAGTATTCTGTGATATCTGATGCTTTTGTCACACTTGTTCTGTGAGATTTTACTTAGACTTTCTTTGGTGCTCTTTTTCTAGGTAAGTTACTTCTCAACATGTGCCTGCCTGAGTGATAGAACTAAATATCCTACATTTTTTCGAACAATCCCCAGCGATTATTTCCAGGCAAAAGCTTTGGCAGCTCTGGTCAAACGTTTTGGCTGGGAGTGGGTCGGGGCCATACAGTCAGACAATGACTACGGACGAAACGGGATCACGGCTTTTACTCGAGAGGTTAAAAAGCTTGGagtttgtgttgcatttgtCGGGACAATTTTACGTACGTACAGTATGGATAAAATTCTGGCTGTTGTGGAAATGATCAAGCAGTCAACTGTCAAAGTCATTCTTGCTTTTGTTCCAGAGGGTGACTTTTACCCTTTGATGAAAGAGGTTGTTAAACAGAACATTACAGGAATTCAGTGGATTGGCAGTGAGGCCTGGATAACAGCAGCTCGACCCTCCACCCCTGAAATATACCAAGCTTTTGGGGGAGCCTTAGGGTTTGTGGTGCAGAAGATGGCTATTCCAAATCTAAAACCATTTCTTACAAGCATTAGCCCTTATTCCAATCCAAGTGCTGCCTTTGTGATGGATTTTTGGGAGATTATGGTCGGCTGTAAACCAGTTTCACCTGGGGAGCACACAGATGCTCAAATATGCACAGGCAATGAGACATTAATGAATTCAAAGCATGCGTTCTTTAATGTCACACAGCTCAGAGTGTCCTATAACGTGTATAAAGCAGTTTATGCCATTGCACATGCTCTTCATCAACTGATTTTCTGCCAGTCACCGGGAGAAAAAACAGTGAGGCCTTGTTTGAATGTATCAGAAATTCAACCCAAAGAGGTgagaaataatcaaaataaagtaTGTCCAATTAtctgcaaataaatgaaactaaatGGATGGATCTATGTAGATGTTATTACttcaaagtgaacaaaaaatttgtttgttttcctagGTCACTGATCATCTGCAGAGGGTGAATTTTAGGAATCAGTTTGGGGATAATGTGTTCTTTGATGTCAATGGTGACCCTCCTGCTTCTTATGATATAATTAACTGGCAGCTGATTGATGGACAAGTGCAGCATGTCACTCTGGGtcacttttcttctgctgctcatGGTGATCATATGCTGAGCATCCAAGAGGAAGAAATTGTGTGGAGGACAGGAAAAATGGTAATTGTGAAGGCTTTGTCTTTCTAAGTTTGTAGAGTGTGAGCCATAATATAAGATCAAGTGAATCTAGTTGTActattgttcattttttaattttttgtccCCCTCAGGTTCCGACATCAGTGTGCTCTAACGTTTGTCCAGTAGGAACCAGGAGAGCACAAATAAAGGGAAAACCCATCTGCTGTTTTGACTGTGTCACATGTGCTGATGGAACTATAGCTAATTCAACAGGTATCAAAAGAGTGTATGCCACAAGAACAAACATCAACAATCCAGTATCATAGaatgaaatctgttttgtattttaacagGTGCAGCCGACTGCACACCCTGTCCACAGGAATACTGGTCCAATGAGAGGAGGGATGAATGCATTCCTAAAGCTATTGAGTTCCTGTCATATCATGAGCCAATGGGAATAGCTGTGACAGTAGTGTCCCTGTTAGGGGCCTCCCTGTCGCTGGTCACAATGATGGTCTTTATCCGCTTCAGAGAAACTCCTGTGATAAAGGCCAgcaactctgagctgagctgtttcctgttgttttctcttttcttgtgctTTCTCTGTCCCCTTACTTTCATCGGCAGACCCACAGTCTGGACATGCATGCTGCGCCACACAGCTTTTGGTGTAACATTTGCACTTTGTATTTCCTGCATCTTGGGGAAAactattgttgttgttacagcGTTCAAAGCCAGATTTCCTGGCAACAACATTGCTGGAAAGTTTGGTCAGGCACAGCAAAGGATCATCGTTTGCTTCTGCACATTGATTCAAATAGTAATATGTGTGTTGTGGCTAAAGTTAAACCCACCTTTCCCAGACATGGTTTTCAAATACAGCAACAAGAAGATTGTTTTAGAATGTAACACAGGCTCTGAGGCTGCTTTCTATGTGGTGCTGGGGTACATAGGGATCCTTGCAGTAATATGCTTGGTCCTGGCATTTCTGGCAAGGAATTTGCCTGATAACTTTAATGAAGCCAAATTTATCACATTCAGCATGCTGATATTCTGTGCTGTGTGGATTACTTTTATCCCAGCATATGTCAGCTCTCCAGGAAAGTTCACCGTAGCTGTGGAAACATTTGCGATTTTGTCTTCAGCATTTGGCTTATTACTTAGCATTTTTGTACCTAAATGTTACATAATACTGATCAAACCAGATAAAAATACCAAGAAACATGTCATGGGAAAACTGTGAACAAAAAAGGTTAAAAGGTTCTCACTTTTATATAAAGTAACTATGCAAGAGTATATGGGTGGAGCAAGATATTATAGTATTTTTTATGTAATTCAGATGATAAAGATTCACaggttttgtatttatttactaaaAGTCTTCTGTATAGATGAAAGCACAAGTGCACAAGATGCACAAGAAATACGCTATTTTAGGAGAAAACTTTGATATAATTGATATATCAATATAATTACTTCAAATCTATAATTACTTTATAATTACTTTACTTTATATCTATTAAATATCAGAGATTGTTCACTTTAACAAATTATTCTCACTGTATCTATGCAAGTGCTGTGAAAATCTATGTTCTTACAGTtttagacctttttttttttaataaaagtgataaaaaatataaagtttaaagtttataaagtttcttgtttttgtggtCTTCAATAAAGTCTAAGTCCAAATCCAAGTTTAAGTCAAGGAATCAAATGTACATAAAGTATGAGCAAATAATTGAATACCTACCTAAATTCTGTGGGAAGTATAAGTAAATCATGATTATATTGtccaaagaacaaaaaaaaatcaaatgtctgTGGCTGAAAATGTCACCATTAAGGCATCATTACACCATTCACTTGAACAGTTTCTTTAACATGGATCAAACTGTATTCTCTATCATCCTAAACAATTTATTAATCAAACAATCTGCTGTACTGCaatattgctgtttgtttatgtatgtttcatcataaaaaaaaactctttttcAACATGAATAAGATGAGTTTcactttatttaatattatgtAAGTTTGTCGTACACTGATCATACACTAAAGGAAGTTGTCAACAAcgtaaatttaaaaaaagaaatctaatcATATTTGTATTATAACATGCTATCAATAGTTGCATCGACAGAGAAAACTTTTTGCAATGTGAGAAAAAATTTGTTCTGGACAACAAAGCATTGTActtgaataaaacaacacaacacaaatatcGCATTAAAAAGACTTTCTCACACATGTAAATTCTTACTCAACACATGTATTTTACTTCCATCTTCATCTttgcatcatgtttttcttgGAGTTTCTTTCTGGTTTCAGAATGATAATGTAGCACTTGggaacaaaaatgcaaaaaaggaGACCAAAAGCTGAAGCTAAGATAGCAAAAATATGGACAGCCACTGTGTATTTCCCAGCTGTGCTCACATAAACTGGGATGAAAGTAATCCAGACTGCAAAGAATATCAGCATGCTGAATGTGATGAACTTTGCCTCGTTAAAATTATCTGGTAGCTTCCGAGCCAAAAATGCCATCAGGAAACACATGCAGGCCAGGATGCCAATGTATCCAAGAACACACCAGAAGCCAACCTCTGAACCAGGAACACACTCGATGATGATGATAGCACTGTGGTAACCTGTGTTGTTATTGGCATAAGGTGGACTGGTGAGCAGCCAAGTCAGAGAGACTATTACctgaggtggaaaaaaaacaagatgttcTTATTGAAAACACAAGCTAACCTCAATGCAAATGCTTACACCAATATTCAATGATTTGCATTGTAGGGACATGTTTTTCCCCATAAGTGTCCCCACgatgtgtgtaaacaacacactgtgtaaacagatttttgatgCCACAACTAAAGGAAtacccatccacacacacacagacacacacaaataataaagACATTTATCAATTTGATTTATGGAAAGTGATCCTACCTGGACTGCTGTTCCTAAAAGTGCACTGGCTCTCTGCTGGTTGGGTCCAAACCATTTCATGACATTGCTTCCTGGTAGTGTGGATCTAAATGCCATTAGAACCACTGCAGTCTTGGCCAGTAAACATGAAATGCACAGAGCAAAACTGATCCCAAATGCTGGGTACCTGATACGGCAAAGCCAGTCTGAAGGCTCACCAATGAACAACAGACCAACAAGGAAGCAGACAGCAAGAAACAGCAAGAGAAGGAAGCTCAGTTCCATATTGTTGGCCCGAACAAGTggtgtgtctttgtatgtaaAGAATATGGCCAGGATGGAGAGGGAAATACAAGCTCCAAGGACGGATACAGCACAAAGCACACCACCCATCAGCTCATGGAAAGACAGGAACTCAACCGTCTTTGGGATGCAGAGATTTCTTGCTTGATTGGGCCACGTGTCCTTTGAGCAGCGTGAGCACTCCAAAGAATCTACAGATGCCAGAGGAGGACTTTTTAGTTCAGAGAAgccacatttacacacacacataaaagcaaGTGAGTTCAAATTTAGATAGCATAAAGGAAAGGatgacaaaagacagaagacaaaccAGTCATGTTGCTAACTTCCCCCTCAGCACAGGGGACACAGTCAAAACAGCAGATGGGTTCCCCTTTTCTCCTGGCGATGCGGGAGCCTGGAGGGCAACTCTCACTGCATACAGAGCGGGAGGCCTAAGAGGCAAATTTCAGTCACTCAGAAAGATGCTGATTTCAGACAGTATCCATCGACTTTTccatgtttgttctgtttctggACACCACAGACTATGTGCAGTGCACTTTCCACGGGACTGATTTTGTTAATTTCCATTCATAATTCTGTTAATTATTTTACAGAAAGTCTGTTTATCCTTACAAACCTAAGTACTGCACTTTTTGACTTGTAAGCTAggtttttactattttattttgcttgtttaaCAGTTAAGTATATTGCACATTTGTTATAAGTTAATACGTtcatttacagtacatacaaCAGTCGAAGAGGTGAACACGGCCTCAAGCCCTTTTGCAGAGAACACACCTGTTTCCCAGTAGGCCACTGTATCACTGTGTCATTTATGACCAGACTGCGTCCAGAAGGCGAGGAAGCGTCATAGAAGCCTACTTTTACCAAATGTAATGAGCCATCAGGCCTCTTTTGCCAGTTCAAGAGATCATAATAAGCAATGGGGTCACCGTTTTGATCAAAGTTGACTTTCTCCCCCAGTGCAGAAAAATTGGCATGCTTCATGTAGTAGATGAGCTGAGGGAGGAAGGGAAACAGGttatcccaaaaaaaaaaaaaaagattttctcatctcatcaagtttttacttaaaaataatattttatgcACAACTAGTCTCACCTGCCAAGGTTTAAAATCTTTTGGGTCTGCACAGGTACCATTAAGAAAAGGCCCCTGTCCAACTTTGCAGTTACTCATGTCTTGCAAAGCATGGGCCACCAGATACACAGCCTTGTAGACATTATAGGACACTCTTAGCTGTGTCACATCGGAATAAGGAGAGTAAACATTATTTAAATCCTCTGTCCCTTTACATGGCGATCTGTCAAGGTAACTGTCGACCCCGTGAGAGTGGCTGTTCACTGACCCGTTCAGTTGACAGTTAAACAGCTCTTCCCAAAACTCTGCCAGGAATGCTGATTCATGAATATCGGATGGTCTGAGACTAGTGAGGTGTTGTTTCAGCCCTGGAATCACATCAGCTCTCTGGATGGCAAATCCAAGTGTTCCCTTTAGGAGGTCCCCAAACTTTTCCCAGAGTGATCTGGCAGTGGACCAAGCCTCACTGGCGATCCACTGCAGACCGGTTATGTTCTGCCGCCGAATCTCTCTCAGAATACTGTTCATCTCTGACTCACTGCAAAAGTTAATGATGACCTTTGTGGATGCTGCCTAAACAATGAAAACGGAGGTATAGTTAATATCTAATGAAGTTTATACTGTTTTAAGTGCTGTAAATGATGGTGTGTTGGACCTCCTCTACTTTATATGAAATTTGGTGCACGTTCAatcagccacaatattaaaGCCGCTGAAAGGTTAGGTGAATAAGACAAATCATAAATACAATGTTCTGCTCGCCCCCAGGCTGCATCAATGCCTTGATGGGTCAGAGCCAGGTTCAGTTCTCCGGATTGTGGTGTCTGATGGATAATTTTGGTCCTGTGGGCTGCAAGGTGGGGCCTCCATGAATTAGACTTGTTCCAGCACATCCCACCAGTGCTCATTTGGATTGGGATCTAGGGACTTTGGAGAGCAGATCTATGCCTTGAACTCTTTGTCAAATTCCTTGGGCAATTCCTAAGCAGTTTTTGTGGTGCAGTGGGAATATTTTCCCACTGTGGGAGGCCTTTGCCTTTGAGGAACGTTTGGATTCGGACAGATGGTGCATGTCAAAGTGACACCATAGTAGAATATTGTTACAAGATAATGAATGATATTCACATCATGTCAGTGGTTTAAATGTTGTGGCGGATCAGTGTACATTATAACACTCTGAAGAACTGCACTAATgaatatgtataaaaataagCCACATATACAGGCGCTGCAAAACAAGTTATTTATTTGCTGATTGAATAAATATgccttatttatttaatcagtaAATGACAAGAAGATATAAAAATGTAGTGTAGTGTATAATCCTGAAAATGCTTTTTCATACAATATGCTTTGTGAGCCAAAACCTCttaaaagtttttaattttattactcTGATGACAAAACACTACAACTGATCATCAGTCAAAGCAGCAAAGGACAGTGttattgaaacaaaaaaatatatttttcttgacTGAAACTATACTTGAGTCTGAAAGTATTTCatgctttgtttatttaaacttaATGTAATTAGATTTTTGTCAAGATAAATATTAGATATTCTGAACTTTTGGTCACATT comes from Scatophagus argus isolate fScaArg1 chromosome 5, fScaArg1.pri, whole genome shotgun sequence and encodes:
- the LOC124059171 gene encoding extracellular calcium-sensing receptor-like — encoded protein: MTVTTKAFLQKVGDLLDKDGSSTCPFPKVCNLIVILDSTPVHFPHCLSAMVSCLGYPAKYCKVLSTCNPQLPGQNITRTFINLHWLPVKFDMPSSFKQGDIMIGGIFPIFNKDISSTSTTFESNPPRVKCALILNSCSSPTNTLRAALTLASNPQEVELTSPCPPAISALIAEAGSSQSLAVAGTLGPFQVPVVSYFSTCACLSDRTKYPTFFRTIPSDYFQAKALAALVKRFGWEWVGAIQSDNDYGRNGITAFTREVKKLGVCVAFVGTILRTYSMDKILAVVEMIKQSTVKVILAFVPEGDFYPLMKEVVKQNITGIQWIGSEAWITAARPSTPEIYQAFGGALGFVVQKMAIPNLKPFLTSISPYSNPSAAFVMDFWEIMVGCKPVSPGEHTDAQICTGNETLMNSKHAFFNVTQLRVSYNVYKAVYAIAHALHQLIFCQSPGEKTVRPCLNVSEIQPKEVTDHLQRVNFRNQFGDNVFFDVNGDPPASYDIINWQLIDGQVQHVTLGHFSSAAHGDHMLSIQEEEIVWRTGKMVPTSVCSNVCPVGTRRAQIKGKPICCFDCVTCADGTIANSTGAADCTPCPQEYWSNERRDECIPKAIEFLSYHEPMGIAVTVVSLLGASLSLVTMMVFIRFRETPVIKASNSELSCFLLFSLFLCFLCPLTFIGRPTVWTCMLRHTAFGVTFALCISCILGKTIVVVTAFKARFPGNNIAGKFGQAQQRIIVCFCTLIQIVICVLWLKLNPPFPDMVFKYSNKKIVLECNTGSEAAFYVVLGYIGILAVICLVLAFLARNLPDNFNEAKFITFSMLIFCAVWITFIPAYVSSPGKFTVAVETFAILSSAFGLLLSIFVPKCYIILIKPDKNTKKHVMGKL
- the LOC124059172 gene encoding extracellular calcium-sensing receptor-like, which produces MTFAIKEINQRSDLLPQLKLGFHIRDSSDDIPVSLRASLLLVNGQPERVSRAESVMKSKDPKSNISSNSGCAAVQRTVSPVIIGGAASGVSVALLRSLGSFHIPLVSYFASCSCLSNQREFPSFMRTMPSDAFQVRALARLIIYFGWTWVGVIGVESDYARFAIQLFLQESVQYGVCAAYTHFYPVVLSQQALDELLMVIQAASTKVIINFCSESEMNSILREIRRQNITGLQWIASEAWSTARSLWEKFGDLLKGTLGFAIQRADVIPGLKQHLTSLRPSDIHESAFLAEFWEELFNCQLNGSVNSHSHGVDSYLDRSPCKGTEDLNNVYSPYSDVTQLRVSYNVYKAVYLVAHALQDMSNCKVGQGPFLNGTCADPKDFKPWQLIYYMKHANFSALGEKVNFDQNGDPIAYYDLLNWQKRPDGSLHLVKVGFYDASSPSGRSLVINDTVIHPPLASVDSLECSRCSKDTWPNQARNLCIPKTVEFLSFHELMGGVLCAVSVLGACISLSILAIFFTYKDTPLVRANNMELSFLLLLFLAVCFLVGLLFIGEPSDWLCRIRYPAFGISFALCISCLLAKTAVVLMAFRSTLPGSNVMKWFGPNQQRASALLGTAVQVIVSLTWLLTSPPYANNNTGYHSAIIIIECVPGSEVGFWCVLGYIGILACMCFLMAFLARKLPDNFNEAKFITFSMLIFFAVWITFIPVYVSTAGKYTVAVHIFAILASAFGLLFCIFVPKCYIIILKPERNSKKNMMQR